In the Leptospira sp. WS4.C2 genome, one interval contains:
- a CDS encoding tyrosine-type recombinase/integrase, giving the protein MIKFRYSSQDNRFYLRFHYSKTFVSIAKSIPKGCFHSPDNFWSYPNEPMIIKHVLNAFSAHDIRILPKEIPKQCGLLEDFFKATRERNFSFRTTKTYYSHIFQLLTFTEKLPVNVKTSDLDKYLDHLVTERGVKAASVKSARQAFIFYFREVRQQFTQLNFPRMLVGSKLPEVLSAEETRSIFNALPNQKHKMLLLISYSSGLRVSEVIHLKITDIDLKRNMVRVGQGKGKKDRYTILASSLIEELKEYLKLREYNLLLKQSYNEVRANPWLFPGSGNRPLHIRTAEAIFTNAAKKANIGKKVSFHSLRHAFATHLLELGTDLRMIQTLLGHASVRTTQIYTKVARSRLENIVSPLDRISATKVIPSSLPDTENQK; this is encoded by the coding sequence ATGATCAAATTTCGTTATTCTTCCCAGGACAATCGTTTCTATTTACGATTTCACTATTCAAAAACTTTTGTTTCCATTGCGAAATCCATACCCAAGGGTTGTTTCCATTCCCCTGACAATTTTTGGTCGTATCCGAATGAGCCAATGATCATAAAACATGTATTAAATGCTTTTTCTGCTCACGATATCCGAATTCTTCCCAAAGAAATTCCCAAACAATGCGGTTTATTAGAAGATTTTTTTAAAGCCACGAGAGAACGTAATTTCTCATTTCGCACAACAAAAACATACTACTCACATATATTTCAACTTTTGACCTTCACAGAAAAACTCCCTGTTAATGTCAAAACCAGTGATTTGGACAAATATCTGGACCACCTTGTAACAGAGCGTGGAGTAAAAGCCGCAAGTGTAAAGTCAGCAAGACAGGCATTTATCTTCTATTTCCGCGAAGTCAGACAACAATTCACACAACTGAATTTTCCACGAATGTTAGTCGGTTCCAAACTACCAGAGGTTTTATCTGCAGAAGAGACTAGGTCGATATTCAATGCACTTCCCAATCAAAAACATAAAATGTTACTGCTGATCAGTTACTCCTCTGGTTTGCGTGTGAGTGAAGTCATTCATTTAAAAATAACCGACATAGACTTAAAACGAAATATGGTTCGTGTGGGCCAGGGCAAAGGAAAAAAAGACAGGTATACGATTCTCGCTTCTTCTCTTATCGAAGAGTTGAAAGAATATCTAAAGCTAAGAGAATACAACTTACTCTTAAAACAAAGTTATAACGAAGTGCGTGCCAATCCTTGGTTATTTCCGGGTTCTGGAAACAGACCCTTACATATCCGAACCGCAGAGGCAATCTTTACTAATGCTGCCAAAAAAGCAAATATTGGGAAAAAGGTCAGTTTTCATAGTTTAAGGCATGCCTTCGCAACACATTTGTTAGAGCTTGGGACTGACTTACGAATGATCCAAACATTACTCGGGCACGCAAGTGTCCGAACCACTCAAATTTATACAAAGGTGGCAAGGAGTCGGTTAGAAAACATTGTGAGTCCTTTAGATCGAATCTCAGCCACAAAAGTAATTCCAAGTTCTCTTCCAGACACAGAAAATCAAAAATAA